Proteins co-encoded in one Puntigrus tetrazona isolate hp1 chromosome 20, ASM1883169v1, whole genome shotgun sequence genomic window:
- the slc10a1 gene encoding sodium/bile acid cotransporter, translating to MGVTANVTVKSNFSSFERELNITTSKDSAFNENADNVIRWALIVILFITMVSLGCTMEISKIRSYLIRPKGVAIAVGAQYGIMPLTGFCFAKLFQLNPMESLSVLICGCCPGGNLSNIFALALEGDMNLSILMTACSTALALGMMPLLLYVYSQGFSQFVPFTNITIALIMILVPCGIGILINYKVPQYSKTITKVGLALLLISCVVIGVLAGISNGGKMFTALSPQIIAIAALMPLTGFICGYILSTLFSMNAPCRRTVSMEVGCQNIQLCTTILKLAFSPELIGQLYFFPVIYIVFQIVEALILIVLFRCHQRLRPSQIEPPEYAAVERAAEENNGPSKRDI from the exons ATGGGGGTCACTGCAAACGTAACCGTCAAATCCAACTTTTCAAGCTTTGAAAGGGAGCTGAACATCACCACCTCAAAAGACTCTGCATTCAACGAGAATGCGGACAATGTTATTCGCTGGGCGTTAattgttattctttttataaCAATGGTGTCTCTTGGATGCACAATGGAAATCTCAAAGATCAGGAGTTATCTCATCAGACCCAAAGGAGTGGCAATTGCAGTCGGGGCTCAATATGGAATAATGCCCCTCACAGGCTTCTGCTTCGCAAAGCTCTTCCAGCTGAATCCTATGGAGAGCTTATCTGTGTTAATTTGTGGGTGCTGCCCGGGAGGAAACCTCTCCAACATCTTTGCTCTCGCCCTCGAGGGAGACATGAACCTcag tattttaatGACTGCTTGTTCCACGGCACTGGCATTGGGAATGATGCCCCTGTTGCTCTACGTGTACAGCCAGGGTTTCTCACAGTTTGTTCCATTCACTAACATCACTATTGCCCTGATTATGATCCTGGTGCCCTGCGGTATCGGGATCCTGATCAACTACAAAGTGCCCCAGTATTCCAAGACCATCACCAAG GTTGGGTTGGCGCTGTTGCTGATCTCATGTGTTGTCATCGGTGTTCTCGCCGGTATATCTAATGGAGGAAAAATGTTCACAGCGCTATCTCCTCAAATTATAGCCATTGCTGCTTTGATGCCACTTACTGGATTCATATGTGGATATATCCTGTCCACCCTGTTCAGCATGAATGCGCC TTGCAGACGCACTGTTTCTATGGAGGTGGGATGTCAGAACATACAGCTGTGTACCACAATCCTGAAGCTGGCCTTCTCTCCTGAGCTCATTGGTCAGCTGTATTTCTTTCCCGTCATCTACATTGTATTCCAGATAGTCGAGGCCCTTATCTTGATAGTCTTGTTCAGATGCCATCAGAGACTGAGACCATCCCAAATAG aaCCACCAGAGTACGCAGCCGTGGAAAGAGCAGCTGAAGAAAATAATGGGCCCTCTAAAAGGGACATCTGA